One genomic window of Eriocheir sinensis breed Jianghai 21 chromosome 57, ASM2467909v1, whole genome shotgun sequence includes the following:
- the LOC126984560 gene encoding 40S ribosomal protein S20-like codes for MASMYEKGDMKSGMMDDGAPIHRIRITLTSSNVKSLEKVCSELVRGAKDKQLKVKGPVRMPTKTLRITTRKTPCGEGSKTWDRFQMRIHKRVIDLHSPSEVVKQITSISIEPDVDVEVTIAE; via the exons aTGGCATCCATGTACGAGAAGGGCGACATGAAGAGCGGGATGATGGATGACGGTGCGCCCATCCACCGCATCCGCATCACACTCACCTCCAGCAACGTCAAGTCGCTGGAGAaag tGTGCTCGGAGCTGGTGCGGGGAGCCAAGGACAAGCAACTCAAGGTGAAAGGCCCTGTTCGCATGCCCACCAAGACCCTGCGTATCACCACCCGTAAGACCCCTTGCGGCGAGGGCTCCAAGACGTGGGACCGCTTCCAGATGAGGATCCACAAGCGCGTCATCGACCTTCACTCCCCCTCCGAGGTTGTCAAGCAGATCACCAGCATCAGCATTGAGCCAGATGTCGATGTGGAGGTGACCATCGCTGAGTAG